The Tissierellales bacterium sequence ACTGGAGGAGAGCCATTAACTAGAAATGGAATTCTTCCTATTGTTGGAAAGATAGGAAGTTTAAATGGAGTAAAAGATTTTGCTATGACTACAAATGGTCTATTACTGAAAAAATATGCAAAGGATTTAAAAGATGCAGGCTTAAATAGAGTTAATATAAGTCTGGATACTTTAGATGAAGAAAAATATTTT is a genomic window containing:
- a CDS encoding radical SAM protein — protein: MKDAYGRKINYLRISVTDLCNLRCRYCMPEEGICKVKHEDVLTVEEIYEIVKIFVSLGIDKIRITGGEPLTRNGILPIVGKIGSLNGVKDFAMTTNGLLLKKYAKDLKDAGLNRVNISLDTLDEEKYF